AGTACTCGCAAGTTGGGAACAGATGACGCGCGGGCAGCACGCGGCGGTGTTGCTCCCCGCTGTGCAGAAAGTGCTCGCCGAGGGCGGCATGGAACTCGATAGGGTCGGAGCGATTGCCGTGTCCGTCGGGCCGGGATCGTTCACCGGCCTTCGCGTCGGCCTGAGCGTCGCCAAGGGGCTTGCCTATGCGTTGAAGCTGCCAGTGATCGGGATCCCGAGCTTGCGGGTGGCTGCGGAAGCCGCGCCGGGGCACCATGAATGTGTGGCGGCCTTGTTGGATGCGCGCAAAGGCGAGGTGTACGCAGCGTTGTTCCAGCGCGTTGGGGAAACCCTCGATCCGGTCGGACCGAGCCAATTGCTTGCCGTGGACGATCTGGAAAACTGTTTGCCTCGCCGTTGCGCGATCGTCGGCGATGCCGTCGAGTCGTACGGAACCGTGTTTC
This sequence is a window from Candidatus Binatia bacterium. Protein-coding genes within it:
- a CDS encoding tRNA (adenosine(37)-N6)-threonylcarbamoyltransferase complex dimerization subunit type 1 TsaB, producing the protein MRILAVETSTWLASVALTEGERVLASWEQMTRGQHAAVLLPAVQKVLAEGGMELDRVGAIAVSVGPGSFTGLRVGLSVAKGLAYALKLPVIGIPSLRVAAEAAPGHHECVAALLDARKGEVYAALFQRVGETLDPVGPSQLLAVDDLENCLPRRCAIVGDAVESYGTVFRTRFGPERVVLPFPEYAPRAHIVGRLAAREVECHGVPSSWPDEPQYLRPPEAQVHRQRAA